Proteins co-encoded in one Kutzneria chonburiensis genomic window:
- a CDS encoding MlaE family ABC transporter permease: protein MRRAANRPLEILDNFGDQLAFYIKALAWTPRTVTRYFKELLRLLAEVSFGSGALAVIGGTIGVMVGLSVFTGTVVGLQGYAALNQIGTSAFAGFVSAYFNTREIAPLVAGLALSATVGSGFTAQLGAMRISEEIDALEVMGVPSLPFLVTTRIIAGFIAVIPLYVIGLLTSYVAARTITVEVYGQSAGTYDHYFNLFLPPVDVLWSFGKVLVFSVVIILVHCFYGYRASGGPAGVGVAVGRAVRTAIVTTSLLDFFLSLAIWGTTTTVRIAG from the coding sequence ATGCGCCGGGCGGCGAACCGTCCACTGGAGATACTCGACAACTTCGGCGACCAGCTTGCCTTCTACATCAAGGCATTGGCCTGGACGCCGCGCACGGTCACCCGCTACTTCAAGGAGTTGCTGCGGCTGCTGGCCGAAGTGAGCTTCGGCAGCGGGGCGCTGGCCGTCATCGGCGGCACCATCGGCGTCATGGTCGGTCTGTCGGTTTTCACCGGAACCGTTGTCGGACTTCAGGGTTACGCCGCGCTCAACCAGATCGGCACCTCGGCCTTCGCCGGCTTCGTCTCCGCGTACTTCAACACGCGGGAGATCGCGCCGCTGGTCGCCGGCCTGGCGCTGTCGGCGACCGTCGGTTCGGGTTTCACCGCGCAGCTGGGCGCGATGCGCATCTCCGAGGAGATCGACGCGCTCGAGGTGATGGGCGTGCCCAGCCTGCCGTTCCTGGTGACCACGCGCATCATCGCCGGCTTCATCGCGGTCATTCCGCTGTACGTGATCGGCCTGCTCACCTCGTACGTGGCGGCGCGCACGATCACCGTGGAGGTGTACGGGCAGTCCGCCGGCACCTATGACCACTACTTCAACCTGTTCCTGCCACCCGTCGACGTGCTCTGGTCGTTCGGCAAGGTGCTCGTCTTCAGCGTGGTGATCATCCTGGTGCACTGCTTCTACGGCTATCGGGCCAGCGGCGGCCCGGCCGGCGTCGGCGTGGCGGTCGGCCGCGCGGTGCGGACCGCGATCGTCACGACCAGTCTGCTGGACTTCTTCCTGAGCCTGGCGATCTGGGGCACCACCACGACGGTGAGGATCGCCGGATGA
- the nusG gene encoding transcription termination/antitermination protein NusG, whose product MTSENGAAAGQELSDIDEQDLHAVQVEDAAVESDLDVAEDTEVEQVESAEDDDEQSDVAVDEDAPVDENLDPAEEMRAALRHAPGDWYVVHSYAGYENKVKTNLETRIQTLDMEDFIFQVEVPTEEVTEIKNGQRKQVQRKVLPGYILVRMELNDASWSAVRNTPGVTGFVGATSKPSPLTLDDVLKFLLPQVEQDTAKQEGGKKSATAAAKPTVEVDFEVGESVTVMDGPFATLPATISEVNADGQKLKVLVSIFGRETPVELSFTQVSKI is encoded by the coding sequence GTGACCTCCGAGAACGGCGCCGCCGCCGGCCAGGAGCTGTCCGACATCGACGAGCAGGACCTCCACGCCGTGCAGGTCGAGGACGCCGCCGTCGAGTCCGACCTGGACGTGGCCGAGGACACTGAGGTCGAGCAGGTCGAGTCCGCCGAAGACGACGACGAGCAGTCCGACGTCGCGGTGGACGAGGACGCCCCCGTCGACGAGAACCTGGACCCCGCCGAGGAGATGCGGGCCGCGCTGCGGCACGCCCCCGGCGACTGGTACGTCGTGCACTCGTACGCCGGTTACGAGAACAAGGTCAAGACCAACCTCGAGACGCGTATCCAGACCCTGGACATGGAGGACTTCATCTTCCAGGTCGAGGTGCCGACCGAGGAAGTCACCGAGATCAAGAACGGCCAGCGCAAGCAGGTGCAGCGCAAGGTGCTGCCCGGCTACATCCTGGTCCGGATGGAACTGAACGACGCGTCCTGGAGTGCCGTGCGCAACACCCCCGGTGTGACCGGGTTCGTCGGCGCCACCTCCAAGCCGTCCCCGCTCACCCTGGACGACGTGCTCAAGTTCCTGCTCCCGCAGGTCGAGCAGGACACGGCCAAGCAGGAGGGTGGCAAGAAGTCCGCCACCGCCGCGGCCAAGCCCACCGTCGAGGTCGACTTCGAGGTCGGCGAGTCCGTCACCGTCATGGACGGCCCCTTCGCCACGCTGCCCGCTACCATCAGTGAGGTCAACGCGGACGGCCAGAAGCTGAAGGTGCTCGTGTCGATCTTCGGTCGCGAGACGCCGGTCGAGCTGTCGTTCACCCAGGTCTCCAAGATCTGA
- the secE gene encoding preprotein translocase subunit SecE gives MSEDREQEPTEKRESVARPVTAAARRERRASARQVAPESGSDQTESAKADSAKVVSSNGRTTQSKREQGVETAARDRKAKRPNVFKRLARFLREVVAELRKVIWPTRKNLLTYTIVVLVFVAVMVALVFGLDYAFFQGVAFLFGK, from the coding sequence GTGAGCGAGGACCGCGAGCAGGAGCCGACGGAGAAGCGCGAGAGCGTCGCCCGTCCGGTCACCGCCGCAGCGCGACGCGAGCGCCGCGCCTCCGCCCGCCAGGTCGCGCCGGAGAGCGGTAGCGACCAGACTGAGTCGGCCAAGGCCGACTCGGCCAAGGTTGTCAGCAGCAACGGCAGGACAACGCAGTCCAAGCGCGAGCAGGGCGTGGAGACGGCGGCGCGTGACCGCAAGGCCAAGCGCCCCAACGTCTTCAAGCGCCTGGCCCGCTTCCTCCGCGAGGTCGTCGCCGAATTGCGCAAGGTCATCTGGCCGACGCGCAAGAACCTGCTGACGTACACGATCGTCGTGCTGGTGTTCGTGGCCGTGATGGTGGCGTTGGTCTTCGGTCTGGACTACGCCTTCTTCCAGGGCGTGGCCTTCCTGTTCGGCAAGTAG
- the rplJ gene encoding 50S ribosomal protein L10: protein MAKPGKVTAVAEISEKFRASSAAVVTEYRGLSMAQLTVLRRALGKGTTYTVAKNTLVKRAAEDAGVEGLESLLVGPTAIAFIEGEPVDAAKAIRDFAKDNKALVVKGGYMDGKALSVDEVTRIADLDSREVLLAKLAGAMKGNLSKAAGLFQAPASQVARLAAALQEKKQAEGGAEAPADAPAEA, encoded by the coding sequence ATGGCGAAGCCAGGCAAGGTCACCGCCGTTGCTGAGATCTCGGAGAAGTTCCGGGCCAGCTCGGCCGCGGTTGTCACCGAGTACCGCGGGCTGTCCATGGCGCAGCTCACCGTGCTGCGGCGCGCTCTCGGCAAGGGCACCACGTACACCGTCGCGAAGAACACCCTGGTCAAGCGTGCTGCTGAGGACGCTGGCGTCGAGGGTCTGGAGAGCCTGCTCGTCGGCCCGACGGCCATCGCCTTCATCGAGGGCGAGCCGGTCGACGCGGCCAAGGCGATCCGCGACTTCGCGAAGGACAACAAGGCCCTTGTCGTCAAGGGCGGCTACATGGACGGTAAGGCCCTCTCGGTCGACGAGGTCACGCGCATCGCTGACCTCGACTCCCGTGAGGTGCTGCTGGCGAAGCTCGCCGGCGCCATGAAGGGCAACCTGTCCAAGGCCGCCGGTCTGTTCCAGGCGCCTGCCTCGCAGGTCGCCCGGCTGGCCGCCGCGTTGCAGGAGAAGAAGCAGGCCGAGGGTGGCGCCGAGGCTCCGGCCGACGCCCCCGCCGAAGCCTGA
- the rplL gene encoding 50S ribosomal protein L7/L12 produces the protein MAKLTTDELLDAFKEMTLLELSAFVKQFEETFEVTAAAPVAVAAVGGAAAPVEAAEEQDEFDVVLESAGDKKIQVIKVVREVVSGLGLKEAKELVESAPKPVLEKVAKEAAEAAKEKLEAAGAKITLK, from the coding sequence ATGGCTAAGCTCACCACCGACGAGCTGCTCGACGCCTTCAAGGAGATGACCCTCCTGGAGCTGTCCGCGTTCGTGAAGCAGTTCGAGGAGACCTTCGAGGTCACCGCCGCCGCGCCGGTCGCCGTCGCCGCCGTGGGTGGCGCCGCTGCTCCGGTCGAGGCCGCTGAGGAGCAGGACGAGTTCGACGTCGTGCTGGAGTCGGCCGGCGACAAGAAGATCCAGGTCATCAAGGTCGTCCGCGAGGTCGTCTCGGGCCTGGGCCTGAAGGAGGCCAAGGAGCTGGTCGAGTCCGCTCCGAAGCCGGTCCTGGAGAAGGTCGCCAAGGAGGCCGCCGAGGCCGCCAAGGAGAAGCTCGAGGCCGCTGGCGCCAAGATCACCCTCAAGTGA
- a CDS encoding ABC transporter ATP-binding protein — protein sequence MGVEVVVEGLSKSFGKQTIWRDVSLTLPPGEISVLLGPSGTGKSVFLKSLVGLLKPEHGRIVITGTDIVRCSEHKLYDVRKLFGVLFQDGALFGSMNLFDNIAFPLREHTKKGEAEIRRIVLEKMEMVGLIGAEKKLPGEISGGMRKRAGLARALVLDPEIILFDEPDSGLDPVRVAYLNQLIVDLNAQIDATFLIVTHDIGTARTVPDNIGMLFRRELVMFGPREVLLTSTEPVVEQFLMGRREGPIGMSEEKDAGQAAAELAALRAGGTSGTLGGPKGGGGTGIVPQLEPTAGLPIRRAVERRRDRVMQILHTLPPSAQDAIINSLTREEQQHYGVFAGAGATQVQPPVQTATANQAPNPTPRPTPFPRTADLPQSEWQPQSGALSSDDAPAAAPAPGRKRGWLRRGGEK from the coding sequence ATGGGCGTCGAGGTGGTCGTCGAAGGGCTGTCGAAGTCCTTCGGCAAGCAGACCATCTGGCGGGACGTTTCGCTGACCCTGCCTCCGGGCGAGATCAGCGTCCTGCTCGGTCCGTCGGGCACCGGCAAGTCGGTCTTTCTCAAGTCCCTTGTCGGACTGCTCAAACCCGAGCACGGCCGGATCGTCATCACCGGAACCGACATCGTGCGCTGCTCCGAGCACAAGCTCTACGACGTGCGCAAACTGTTCGGCGTGCTGTTCCAGGACGGCGCGCTGTTCGGCTCGATGAACCTGTTCGACAACATCGCCTTCCCGCTGCGCGAGCACACCAAAAAGGGTGAAGCGGAAATCCGGCGCATCGTGCTGGAGAAGATGGAGATGGTCGGCCTCATCGGGGCCGAGAAGAAGCTGCCCGGCGAGATCTCCGGCGGTATGCGCAAGCGCGCCGGCCTGGCCAGGGCGCTGGTGCTCGATCCCGAGATCATTTTGTTCGACGAGCCCGACTCGGGTCTCGACCCGGTTCGCGTCGCCTACCTGAACCAGTTGATCGTCGACCTGAACGCGCAGATCGACGCCACCTTCCTGATCGTCACGCACGACATCGGCACCGCCCGCACCGTGCCGGACAACATCGGCATGCTGTTCCGCCGGGAACTGGTCATGTTCGGCCCGCGCGAGGTGCTGCTGACCTCGACCGAGCCCGTGGTCGAGCAGTTCCTGATGGGCCGCCGCGAGGGCCCGATCGGCATGAGCGAGGAGAAGGACGCCGGCCAGGCCGCGGCCGAGCTGGCCGCGCTGCGCGCCGGTGGCACGAGCGGCACGCTGGGCGGTCCGAAGGGCGGTGGCGGCACCGGCATCGTGCCGCAGCTGGAGCCGACCGCGGGCCTGCCGATCCGCCGGGCCGTCGAGCGGCGCCGGGACCGCGTGATGCAGATCCTGCACACGCTGCCGCCGTCGGCCCAGGACGCGATCATCAACAGCCTGACCCGCGAGGAGCAGCAGCACTACGGCGTGTTCGCCGGCGCGGGCGCGACTCAGGTCCAGCCGCCGGTGCAGACCGCGACCGCGAACCAGGCCCCGAATCCGACGCCGCGGCCCACCCCGTTCCCGCGCACCGCCGACCTGCCGCAGAGCGAGTGGCAGCCGCAGTCCGGTGCGCTGAGCTCCGACGACGCTCCGGCCGCCGCCCCCGCACCGGGGCGCAAGCGGGGCTGGCTGCGCCGGGGCGGTGAGAAGTGA
- a CDS encoding MaoC family dehydratase, whose translation MSRLPASKVTKGDELPAKQVRVTRDRLVRYAGASLDFNPIHWNEKFATEVGLPGVIAHGMLTMALANELVSDWVGDPGAIVETTTKFTRPVPVPNDGEGALLEITGKVTEVSEDGTAKVAIIVTFDGQTVLGRPTAVVRLG comes from the coding sequence ATGAGCAGGCTGCCCGCATCGAAGGTGACCAAGGGCGACGAGCTGCCGGCCAAGCAGGTCCGGGTGACCCGCGACCGCCTCGTCCGCTACGCCGGCGCCTCGCTGGACTTCAACCCGATCCACTGGAACGAGAAGTTCGCGACCGAGGTCGGTCTGCCGGGCGTCATCGCCCACGGCATGCTGACCATGGCGCTGGCCAACGAGCTGGTCAGCGACTGGGTCGGTGACCCCGGCGCGATCGTCGAGACCACCACCAAGTTCACCCGGCCCGTGCCCGTGCCCAACGACGGCGAAGGCGCGCTGCTGGAGATCACCGGCAAGGTCACCGAGGTCAGCGAGGACGGCACCGCCAAGGTGGCGATCATCGTCACCTTCGACGGCCAGACCGTGCTCGGCCGGCCGACCGCCGTCGTCCGGCTCGGCTAG
- a CDS encoding pyridoxal phosphate-dependent aminotransferase — protein MAAPEAPPVDSPAARRRVSARIGGIAESATLAVDAKAKALKAAGRPVIGFGAGEPDFPTPEAIVEAAVAAASDPRNHRYTPAAGLPELREAVAAKTARDSGYQVQPSQVLITNGGKQAVYQAFATLLDPGDEVIMPAPYWTTYPEAITLAGGVPVQVTADESTGYLVSVEQLEAARTPRTKVLLFVSPSNPTGAVYDREQTEAIGRWALEHGIWVVTDEIYEHLVYDGAQAHSLPVLVPELADTTVVLNGVAKTYAMTGWRVGWMISPADVTKAAANLQSHLSSNVANVSQRAALAAVSGPLDAVYAMRTAFDRRRKTMVELLSAIPGVQCPTPQGAFYAYPSVKGLLGKEIRGQRPQTSVELAALVLEQAEVAVVPGEAFGTPGYFRLSYALGDEDLVTGVNRMGDLLREAK, from the coding sequence ATGGCAGCCCCCGAAGCTCCCCCTGTTGACAGCCCCGCGGCACGCCGCCGCGTCTCCGCCCGCATCGGCGGCATCGCCGAGTCCGCCACCCTCGCGGTGGACGCCAAGGCCAAGGCGCTCAAGGCGGCGGGCCGCCCGGTGATCGGATTCGGCGCCGGTGAGCCCGATTTCCCGACGCCGGAGGCCATCGTCGAGGCCGCGGTCGCCGCGGCGAGCGACCCCCGCAACCACCGCTACACGCCCGCGGCCGGCCTGCCCGAGCTGCGCGAGGCGGTGGCGGCCAAGACCGCCCGTGACTCCGGCTACCAGGTGCAGCCGAGCCAGGTGCTGATCACCAACGGCGGCAAGCAGGCCGTGTACCAGGCGTTCGCGACGCTGCTCGACCCCGGCGACGAGGTCATCATGCCGGCGCCGTACTGGACCACCTACCCCGAGGCGATCACGCTCGCCGGCGGCGTCCCGGTGCAGGTCACCGCGGACGAGTCGACCGGCTACCTGGTCTCCGTGGAGCAGCTGGAGGCGGCCCGCACGCCCCGCACCAAGGTGCTGCTGTTCGTGTCGCCGTCCAACCCGACCGGCGCCGTCTACGACCGCGAGCAGACCGAGGCGATCGGCCGCTGGGCGCTCGAGCACGGCATCTGGGTGGTCACCGACGAGATCTACGAGCACCTGGTCTACGACGGCGCGCAGGCGCACTCGCTGCCGGTGCTGGTGCCCGAGCTGGCCGACACCACCGTCGTGCTCAACGGCGTGGCCAAGACGTACGCGATGACCGGCTGGCGGGTGGGCTGGATGATCTCGCCGGCCGATGTGACCAAGGCCGCCGCCAACCTGCAGTCGCACCTGAGCTCGAACGTGGCCAACGTGTCGCAGCGGGCCGCGCTGGCCGCCGTCTCCGGCCCGCTGGACGCCGTGTACGCCATGCGCACCGCGTTCGACCGGCGCCGCAAGACCATGGTCGAGCTGCTGTCGGCCATCCCTGGCGTGCAGTGCCCGACGCCGCAGGGCGCGTTCTACGCGTACCCGTCGGTGAAGGGCCTGCTGGGCAAGGAGATCCGCGGCCAGCGCCCGCAGACCAGCGTCGAACTGGCCGCCCTGGTGCTCGAGCAGGCCGAGGTGGCCGTGGTGCCGGGTGAGGCCTTCGGCACCCCCGGCTACTTCCGGCTGTCCTACGCGCTGGGCGACGAGGACCTGGTCACCGGCGTGAACCGGATGGGCGACCTGCTCCGCGAGGCCAAGTAG
- a CDS encoding MaoC family dehydratase N-terminal domain-containing protein yields MPLDQSFTGRSYPPGDVYEVGREKIREFADAVGATSPLHRDPAAARAAGYPDVIAPPTFATVISMKATGIVVDDPELGLDYSRVVHGSQTFVHHRPMVAGDRLVSVVHVDDVQTRMGNDFLTIRAEIATEDGEAVCTSTGLLVARGEDA; encoded by the coding sequence GTGCCACTGGACCAGTCGTTCACAGGACGCAGCTACCCGCCGGGTGACGTGTACGAGGTAGGCCGCGAGAAGATCCGCGAGTTCGCCGACGCCGTGGGGGCAACCAGCCCACTGCACCGCGACCCCGCGGCCGCGCGGGCCGCCGGCTACCCCGACGTGATCGCGCCGCCCACCTTCGCCACGGTCATCTCCATGAAGGCCACCGGGATCGTCGTCGACGACCCCGAGCTCGGCCTTGACTACAGCCGCGTGGTGCACGGCTCGCAGACCTTCGTCCACCACCGGCCCATGGTCGCCGGCGACCGGCTGGTCAGCGTCGTGCACGTGGACGACGTGCAGACCCGTATGGGCAACGACTTCCTCACCATCCGGGCCGAGATCGCCACCGAGGACGGCGAGGCCGTGTGCACGTCGACCGGGCTGCTGGTGGCCCGCGGGGAGGACGCGTGA
- the rplA gene encoding 50S ribosomal protein L1, which produces MMQRSKAYRQAAELVDRERLYSPLEAANLAKETSKVKLDATVEVAIRLGVDPRKADQMVRGTVNLPHGTGKTARVIVFATGDKAAEAEAAGADAVGSDDLIERIQGGWLDFDAAIATPDQMAKVGRIARILGPRGLMPNPKTGTVTPAVAKAITEIKGGKINFRVDKQANLHLVIGKASFDTDKLVENYAAALDEVLRAKPSAAKGRYLKKVTFSTTMGPGIPVDPNRTRNMLTDEASA; this is translated from the coding sequence ATCATGCAGCGCAGCAAGGCATACCGCCAGGCCGCCGAGCTGGTGGACCGGGAGCGGCTGTACTCGCCGCTCGAGGCCGCCAACCTGGCGAAGGAGACCTCCAAGGTCAAGCTGGACGCCACCGTCGAGGTCGCGATCCGTCTCGGTGTCGACCCCCGCAAGGCCGACCAGATGGTTCGTGGCACCGTCAACCTGCCCCACGGCACCGGCAAGACCGCGCGGGTGATCGTGTTCGCGACCGGCGACAAGGCCGCCGAGGCCGAGGCCGCCGGCGCGGACGCCGTCGGCAGCGACGACCTGATCGAGCGCATCCAGGGTGGCTGGCTCGATTTCGACGCCGCGATCGCCACGCCCGACCAGATGGCCAAGGTCGGTCGCATCGCCCGCATCCTCGGCCCCCGTGGCCTGATGCCGAACCCCAAGACTGGCACCGTGACCCCGGCGGTCGCCAAGGCGATCACCGAGATCAAGGGCGGCAAGATCAACTTCCGGGTGGACAAGCAGGCCAACCTGCACCTGGTGATCGGCAAGGCCTCGTTCGACACCGACAAGCTGGTGGAGAACTACGCGGCCGCGCTGGACGAGGTGCTGCGGGCCAAGCCGTCCGCCGCCAAGGGCCGGTACCTGAAGAAGGTCACCTTCTCCACCACCATGGGCCCCGGCATCCCGGTCGACCCGAACCGCACCCGCAACATGCTGACCGACGAGGCCAGCGCCTGA
- the rplK gene encoding 50S ribosomal protein L11 — protein MPPKKKKLAAIIKLQIKAGLANPAPPVGPALGQHGVNIMEFCKAYNAATESQRGTVVPVEISVYEDRSFDFKLKTPPAAKLLLKAAGVEKGSGEPHKTKVAKVSMAQVREIAQTKMTDLNADDIDQAAKIIAGTARSMGITVEG, from the coding sequence ATGCCACCCAAGAAGAAGAAGCTCGCAGCGATCATCAAGCTGCAGATCAAGGCCGGTCTCGCCAACCCGGCGCCGCCCGTCGGCCCGGCTCTCGGCCAGCACGGCGTCAACATCATGGAGTTCTGCAAGGCCTACAACGCCGCGACCGAGTCGCAGCGTGGCACCGTCGTGCCGGTCGAGATCTCCGTGTATGAAGACCGCTCGTTCGACTTCAAGCTCAAGACCCCGCCGGCCGCGAAGCTGCTGCTCAAGGCCGCCGGTGTGGAGAAGGGCAGCGGCGAGCCGCACAAGACCAAGGTCGCCAAGGTCAGCATGGCTCAGGTGCGCGAGATCGCCCAGACCAAGATGACCGACCTCAACGCCGACGACATCGACCAGGCGGCGAAGATCATCGCCGGCACCGCCCGCTCCATGGGCATCACGGTCGAAGGCTGA
- the rpmG gene encoding 50S ribosomal protein L33, translating to MAATDVRPKITLACEECKHRNYITRKNRRNDPDRLEIKKFCPNCKTHRAHKETR from the coding sequence GTGGCTGCAACCGACGTGCGACCGAAGATCACCCTCGCGTGCGAGGAGTGCAAGCACCGCAACTACATCACCAGGAAGAACCGTCGGAACGACCCCGACCGCCTGGAGATCAAGAAGTTCTGCCCGAACTGCAAGACGCACCGTGCGCACAAGGAAACCCGCTGA
- a CDS encoding MlaE family ABC transporter permease produces the protein MTAPTANFPGAGALRETGRLFALGLDTTRMVFRRPFQVREFIQQCWFIASVTILPTALVSIPFGAVIALQLGSLTRQIGAQSFTGAASVLAIIQQASPIVTALLIAGAGGSAICADLGSRKIRDEIDAMEVLGVSPIQRLVVPRVLASMLISLLLNGMVSVVGVLGGYFFNVILQGGTPGAYLASFSALAQLPDLWISEIKAVIFGFLAGIVAAYRGLNPGSGPKGVGDAVNQSVVITFLLLFFVNFVLTTIYLQLVPAKGM, from the coding sequence GTGACCGCACCGACCGCCAATTTCCCCGGCGCCGGGGCGCTGCGGGAGACCGGCAGGCTGTTCGCGCTCGGCCTGGACACCACCAGGATGGTGTTCCGCCGTCCGTTCCAGGTCCGCGAGTTCATCCAGCAGTGCTGGTTCATCGCCAGCGTCACCATCCTGCCGACGGCGCTGGTCTCGATCCCGTTCGGCGCGGTGATCGCGCTCCAGCTCGGCTCGCTGACCCGGCAGATCGGCGCCCAGTCGTTCACCGGCGCGGCCTCGGTGCTGGCGATCATCCAGCAGGCCAGCCCGATCGTGACGGCGCTGCTGATCGCCGGGGCCGGCGGCTCGGCGATCTGTGCCGACCTCGGTTCCCGCAAGATCCGTGACGAGATCGACGCCATGGAGGTGCTCGGCGTCTCGCCGATCCAGCGCCTCGTGGTGCCCCGCGTGCTCGCGTCCATGCTGATCTCGTTGCTGCTCAACGGAATGGTCAGCGTGGTCGGCGTGCTCGGCGGCTACTTCTTCAACGTGATCCTGCAGGGCGGCACGCCCGGCGCCTACCTGGCCAGCTTCTCCGCGCTGGCCCAGCTGCCGGACCTGTGGATCAGCGAGATCAAGGCGGTCATCTTCGGCTTCCTGGCCGGCATCGTGGCCGCCTACCGCGGGCTGAACCCGGGCAGCGGCCCCAAGGGCGTCGGCGACGCGGTGAACCAGTCCGTGGTCATCACGTTCCTGCTGCTGTTCTTCGTGAACTTCGTGCTCACCACGATCTATCTCCAGCTGGTCCCGGCGAAGGGGATGTGA
- a CDS encoding MCE family protein — protein sequence MRVARRRLMGVAFVAVIALIVWFCIATYAGTFTKSVTVLLRTDHVGNQLQTQSDVKVRGLIVGEVSAITSTGDGAQLALALQPDKVGLIPSNVTAQLLPKTLFGERYVDLVLPSDPSTRSIAAGDVIGQDRSSSAIELERVLDDLMPVLQAVQPEKLATTLTAIDQALSGRGEQLGKTLVQLDSYLGQLNPSLPNLDADIQKLASLSDTYSKAAPDLINALSDLTTTSKTLVDQKQNLVNLYASVTTASGDLTNFLYANRNNLINLVATAKPTLDVLAKYAPEYQCLFKQMAGFVPRIDQAFGKGTNEPGLHITLEITANRGKYVPDQDEPRYADTRGPRCYDLTPAPDPFPQYPPDGPLKDGSKPPTPARSINDGILPAGTATSTITQSATLGLPNSTQELDMLSLLLGPSLGLPPNDVPGASGLLVGPLYRGSEVTLK from the coding sequence ATGAGGGTCGCCAGGCGCAGGCTCATGGGCGTCGCGTTCGTCGCGGTGATCGCGTTGATCGTGTGGTTCTGCATCGCCACGTACGCCGGCACGTTCACGAAATCGGTCACGGTGCTGCTGCGCACCGACCACGTCGGCAACCAGTTGCAGACGCAGTCGGATGTCAAGGTGCGCGGGCTGATCGTCGGCGAGGTCTCGGCGATCACGTCCACAGGGGACGGTGCCCAGCTGGCCCTGGCCCTACAGCCGGACAAGGTCGGCCTGATCCCGTCCAACGTGACGGCGCAGCTGCTGCCCAAGACGCTGTTCGGCGAGCGCTACGTGGATCTGGTGCTGCCCAGCGATCCCTCCACGCGGTCGATCGCCGCCGGCGACGTGATCGGGCAGGACCGCAGCAGCTCGGCCATCGAGCTGGAGCGGGTGCTCGACGACCTGATGCCGGTGTTGCAGGCCGTGCAGCCGGAGAAGCTGGCCACCACGCTGACCGCGATCGACCAGGCGCTGTCCGGCCGGGGCGAGCAGCTGGGCAAGACGTTGGTGCAGCTGGATTCCTACCTCGGCCAGCTCAACCCGTCGTTGCCCAACCTTGACGCCGACATCCAGAAGCTGGCGTCCCTTTCGGACACCTACAGCAAGGCCGCGCCGGACCTGATCAACGCGCTGTCCGACCTGACCACCACGAGCAAGACCCTGGTCGATCAGAAGCAGAACCTGGTCAACCTCTACGCGTCGGTGACGACGGCCAGCGGTGATCTCACGAACTTCCTGTACGCCAACCGGAACAACCTGATCAACCTGGTCGCCACGGCCAAGCCCACGCTGGACGTGCTGGCCAAGTACGCGCCCGAGTACCAGTGCCTGTTCAAGCAGATGGCCGGGTTCGTGCCGCGCATCGACCAGGCCTTCGGCAAGGGCACCAACGAGCCGGGTCTGCACATCACGCTGGAGATCACCGCCAACCGCGGCAAGTACGTGCCCGACCAGGACGAGCCGCGCTATGCCGACACCCGCGGCCCGCGCTGCTACGACCTGACGCCGGCGCCGGACCCGTTCCCGCAGTACCCGCCGGACGGCCCGCTCAAGGACGGCTCCAAGCCGCCGACGCCGGCGCGCAGCATCAACGACGGCATCCTGCCGGCGGGCACGGCCACCTCGACCATCACCCAGTCGGCGACGCTCGGCCTGCCCAACTCGACCCAGGAGCTGGACATGCTCTCCCTGCTGCTCGGACCGTCGCTGGGCCTGCCGCCCAACGACGTGCCCGGCGCCAGCGGCCTGCTGGTCGGCCCGCTCTACCGGGGTTCGGAGGTGACGCTCAAGTGA